A stretch of DNA from Lotus japonicus ecotype B-129 chromosome 4, LjGifu_v1.2:
TTGTCACCAAAGCAGAATTGGGGTAATGACCAGGAGGAGGCTGAGCAGCAAGAAGGTGAAGATTATGTCCCGACTCGTCATATATCGTCTTCGAGATGGGCAGCTGGAGAAGACTCTCCTGTTGATGAGGGTGAAATCCTCAATGATGAGGAAATGCCTAAAAGGAGGAGGAGGGTGTCTCCTGAATTGTTGGAGACTAGAGTGAGGAACAAGCTGTTGAGCCCTGAGGAATCTAAACTAGAAAGTTCTGAAGGAGCTAGGGTCAAATCGTCTGGATCTGAAGAAAGAGGTAATGTCAATGGGAGAACATCCAGTGGCGATGATCATCCTGGTATTGAATCAGAGAAGGATGACTATATGGAGATTGATGCTCGAGGTATGAGAAGTGATTCCAGTGTTAGTCACTCAGATACTGAATCTGAAGATAAGGATGATAGGCAGGAgactccagaacctccagctgCACCTCAAAGAACTGTCAACATGCTGCAGGGTTGTAGAAGTGTTGATGAGTTTGAGAGGCTTAATAAGATAGATGAAGGAACATATGGTGTTGTATATAGAGCTAAAGACAAGAAGACTGGGGAAATTGTAGCATTGAAGAAAGTCAAAatggagaaggaaaaagaaggcTTCCCACTGACTTCTCTTAGGGAAATAAACATTCTGCTTTCTTTTCATCACCCATACATTGTTGATGTTAAGGAAGTAGTGGTAGGAAGTAGTCTTGATAGTATTTTCATGGTTATGGAATATATGGAACATGACCTGAAAGGATTAATGGAGTCAATGAAGCAACCATTTAGCCAGAGTGAAGTGAAGTGCTTAATGATCCAGCTTTTAGAAGGCGTGAAGTATCTTCATGACAACTGGGTGCTTCATAGGGATTTAAAGACTTCAAACCTGCTTCTAAATAATAGGGGTGAGCTAAAAATTTGTGATTTTGGGTTGGCTCGTCAATATGGGAGTCCTTTGAAACCGTATACACACCTGGTGGTTACTCTTTGGTACAGGTGAGTCATATTTTCCTCTATACACAATTCTATCTAGCTGTCTATGTATCTTTGTATCTATCTATTTATATTTACATCATTGGCGCATTGGTATTACATTAACTAGTGTAGTTTAATTGTTTTGTTTGAGAATTTGAAAACCATGTTCTTGTTTAATGATTGAAACTTATTTTTTCATTTGAAGTTGTTCTGCAATTATAATTTACTTGTAAACATTCTGAACTAGCTGCTACTTACCTTACGTTTTGACATTTAGGTCAATATATACATATTTATCCTTCCTTTTTAAGTGGCGGCAGTGCTTTCAATGAACATACCTATCAGCTCCCCAGTTACTTTATCATCGCACTGTGGTGATGGTTTAATTAGTTGTTTTTACCTTCAACTTGTGTTTTAACACATCTTTGGCTGCATTCTGTTGCAGAGATTAGAGATCATTTACCTCATGGTTGTCTATCTGTTTCTCAGGGCACCTGAACTTCTTCTGGGGGCAAAACAGTATTCAACAGCTATTGACATGTGGTCTCTGGGTTGTATAATGGCTGAACTATTGTCCAAGGAACCACTATTCAATGGGAGAACAGAATTTGATCAACTTGACAAGGTATATGTTAAATGTCATTTATTTGTAGAACATATGTTCTCTTTCCTTTTGATGTTTTGGTTCTTTTGTTTAACCACTCGGTCTTGGTGGTTGCTACTGTATTGAGTATTGACATCTCTTGTTATACTTGCAGATTTTTAGGATTCTTGGCACACCTAATGAATCAATTTGGCCTGGGTTCTCAAAGTTACCTGGAGTCAAGGTTAATTTTGTCAAGCACCAGTAAGTACTCATGATTTCCTTTATGTAAGACATTGACTGCTCATTACGCTGTTCTTATGTTCTGCCACTGTTTTCCCAGGCTTCCAACTTTGGGTGGTTCTGGTCTGGCTATCTGGCCTTCCTTGGTGACTTGTACTTTACACAGCTTTTCTACATTGTATTAACAACCAGAATGTTCCTTTCAGGTATAATCTTCTGCGTAAAAAGTTTCCTGCCACGTCATTCACTGGATCTCCAGTTCTTTCTGATTCTGGATTTGATTTGTTGAACAAGCTTCTGACTTATGACCCTGAAAAGGTAACTATTACAAGATTTACATGCATTAATTTTctcgtaatttttttttctgagcaTTAAGAGCAAGACCTCCTATCATATGCAGCGAATCACAGCTGGAGATGCTCTCAATCATGAATGGTTCCGTGAAGTTCCTCTTCCCAAGAGTAAAGAATTCATGCCTACATTTCCTGCCCAACATGCCCAGGACAGGTAATTTGATCTAATAGGAAACTGCTCGAGCAATGTTCTTAAGATTAACCTTGAAGTTTAAATATACTGTCCCTAGTATTGAAAAAAGAAGACAGCTGGGTAGACTGTTGGTAGCCAATATAAATATTGTTTAGTCTTTATTACATTAATTGGCAATGTTTGTTTGACAAGTTTCATCATGATGTAAACAGGCGGATGAGGAGAATTTTGAAGAGTCCGGATCCTTTAGAGGAGCAGCGCCGAAAGGAGTTGCAACAGGGTGAATCGGGGACTGGTGGGATTTTTGGCTGAGATTGGTGCTATCTAAACCTGTGTCTCTATAATCATTCTAACATGCTATGCTGAATGTTAACATTCATGAGGTGAGAGTATGCACTCAACGGAAGTTGCCAGCATTCTTTATTAGACGATCACCCATGCTGTTTTTTATCAGGGGTTTATTGGTTTGAGCGGAGATGTATTCTTTTACCTCAATACCTCATGGAACCAGAATAATTTCAGGTTAACATTCTTCATGCTTGGTCTTATATAGAAATACAACTGGGACACTGCTTGCTGCCAAAGATGCGGGCTGTAATTGCCTTCTGAAATTAGGGATAGTCAAGTGTCTACATTGAAACTTGTGTATGTAACATATTTCATTGGCATATTGTAAACAAATTTTATCTGGTTTTGAGTACTTAAAACAGTATGGGTTTTCTAGCAGCTATcagttctttctttcttcttttctttcttttttaatatTCATGTTGTGTTTGCAAGAGACTGTTGGTGTGAAGTGGAAGGAGGGCCTTCTGTGCATTTCATTGAAGAAAATGACAGTGACTTTATGCATTTAAAGGTAATGCATTCCTTTGATATCTTGGATATTGAGGAATAAGGATATAAGTTATGTTTATTTCTGCAAGATGATGTCCAGAAGCCAAAGTTGTCCTGCTAGCATGGGCTactctttattattattattattattattattattaaaggtAGGGTTTAAAAATCCTTGGTTGCATGTCTTGTTTGTCATTAATTGCTACTTCCACATATTATTGGTCTACTTTCAAGTTTAAAGTACTTGCATGAATATAATTTTGTGGAACGTATGATTTGCATTGGGCCAATTTAGTAGATGTGACAATTTTGTTTGAAGTTTGATGTCATAGGTTAATGTTCAAGGTTCTTTTATATAAGTAGTGAATTGCCAAGAAGTATTTCATTGGTGTTTATAATAATAATCTTGGATCATGCTTTTTTTCCCATGGTGTCTTGTCAATGAGCTATTAGATTTTTGATTTCGACTTTAAATTTTCAACACTGAAGCATCAATGGATGTTTGGAAAGAGTCTTCCTTTCTCCTTTTATACCGGCTGGGAAAAAATCCTGCCCTGATAATTGATAATGTGTGGCAGCATTGTTTGAAAAACCTTCACTCATGGGTGGCATAGACACTATTTTATGGTGCAGTCTGTATTAAGCACAAAGGTTTTTAAATGCTGATCTTGTTATGTTAAGGCCAAACTGTCAACCAAATTTATGATGCTCCATGAATTTGTAGCTTCTTGCCTTTTTTGCCTTCCATTCCTCTTCGCCCTGACAAAATACAACTAATTTTCAGCTTGATATCCCTCTAGTGTAGCGTAGAACTAAAGTGTAATAACAGAATTATTTAATGCAAGAAGTGAAATTGAAACTACAATTCTCTTATCATATATAGTCTCGTGTGAAGATTGAAGTTTGGAACAAGTAAAAGAATTCTTTTATGACATTTGTCTGCAAATGTCACTGCAGTATCAAAGAAAGCAGGTTGAGGAGGTTCCCAGGGTATTCTAAAGTATAGACCTTCAATTAGTTGTTCCTTCAGGCTCTCTAGAGGTAAAGTGTAAACCTTAGTTTGTTATAATGTGTTTTTGCACTTCTTTCATATCCATGGAATATAAGATAAGAATTATTtgcttctctttttcttcttcttattcagGCTGTTGTAATTCCTTTTATATccccttttatttttcttcaagaATGGGATATGTGATGGATTATGACATTGTAGGTTGTTTTAGTGCTCTATTAATTTCAAAGTATAATGCATCACAGAGCAACTCAGAGCTAATCCTGAACATTGCTTATTGAGAAACTTATCCCCTCCCCTAGAGTCATAGTTATGAAACTACCTGTTCTCTTGTtgaattaaaagttaaaactgatcAGGCTTAATGCAAATATCTTATTCCACAGGTTGCGACTATATGCTGTGCTAGAATGTGTGAACACTTTGTGCAAGGTTGTAGCAATGTGATTGTAGTATGCGATgacatttttttgttaaatcaGTAGTTAAAATATGTTGAAGGGTTCTGGAAGATGATAAAAATGTGCTAGTTCACTGATAATATTTTAGGAATTGGGAAGTTTGATAGTTAAAATAGTTATGGTAAAGGCTGTCAAATTTGCGTAGATTGCTTTATGGTGCTTACTGATTTTAAACCTTAGGGTCAGGAAATTTGTAGGTTTCACCTATCAGAATTTGAGCAGTATGTGATGCAAGAGGCACTCCTTGACCCAAATGGTGGTGCATCTTCAATGCATGACTACTCATTCGAATGGTGGTGCTGAACATGGATAATGCTTATAGTTGATAGAGGTTGAAGCATTATTACGTTATGTTTTTCTTCCACATATTTTTTAATTCTGAGACTCATCATTTTCATCTTTTATTTCTGAGGTAACCATTGTTGTATTTCGCGTGACAAACTTCCAAGGCAATGGAACTCGCTAACAAACTATTATGGTCGGGATGAGTGAGATGAATTGAACCTTTATGCAACACGGTAGTAGGCTCTTGTGGATTAATTTCCCATGTGCTGACTCAACGACTCTGACTTTTCAGGGGAGTTGATTTTTGCGTTGGAAAAACAACTGCATCCTTAAGGTCCAGACACGTTGACTAACCCACTGGAGAACATAACATTCGCACGGACCATacattttcaactatttatatgGTTTTCCAAAAATAGCAAACTATTCCCATGTAAACGGCACCAGAAGAGTGTATTTAAAACACAGCTCAAATTTTCAACCTGACTTGTATGTGAAGCTAAATTTCAACCCAAGTCACCGTAAAATGGGTAAGGTTCTAGTAATCTTTATGACTCGAATAAAGTTGGAGTGA
This window harbors:
- the LOC130710854 gene encoding cyclin-dependent kinase G-2 isoform X1, which translates into the protein MAAGRHGGYRDNEFRDRESSMDAPRRGGGLANSKEDYDRVRNGGRDDDRGGSRDSRDRIRVRQKDVTERDAVSNGGYRSSSRSNSGGSSGGSLGPRRCDFSVKGIDREPGELSSESGGSDGAVQSEPGVKDSEVVAVSEDNKTMTPPPPERKRKFSPIVWDQDDKEAKQSSKVRVSVKSGTAALPPPPVLPKAFVQSPNVSYGGVEIHPVSNREAENVLELPAGDKIRQSLSPKQNWGNDQEEAEQQEGEDYVPTRHISSSRWAAGEDSPVDEGEILNDEEMPKRRRRVSPELLETRVRNKLLSPEESKLESSEGARVKSSGSEERGNVNGRTSSGDDHPGIESEKDDYMEIDARGMRSDSSVSHSDTESEDKDDRQETPEPPAAPQRTVNMLQGCRSVDEFERLNKIDEGTYGVVYRAKDKKTGEIVALKKVKMEKEKEGFPLTSLREINILLSFHHPYIVDVKEVVVGSSLDSIFMVMEYMEHDLKGLMESMKQPFSQSEVKCLMIQLLEGVKYLHDNWVLHRDLKTSNLLLNNRGELKICDFGLARQYGSPLKPYTHLVVTLWYRAPELLLGAKQYSTAIDMWSLGCIMAELLSKEPLFNGRTEFDQLDKIFRILGTPNESIWPGFSKLPGVKVNFVKHQYNLLRKKFPATSFTGSPVLSDSGFDLLNKLLTYDPEKRITAGDALNHEWFREVPLPKSKEFMPTFPAQHAQDRRMRRILKSPDPLEEQRRKELQQGESGTGGIFG
- the LOC130710854 gene encoding cyclin-dependent kinase G-2 isoform X2; the encoded protein is MAAGRHGGYRDNEFRDRESSMDAPRRGGGLANSKEDYDRVRNGGRDDDRGGSRDSRDRIRVRQKDVTERDAVSNGGYRSSSRSNSGGSSGGSLGPRRCDFSVKGIDREPGELSSESGGSDGAVQSEPGVKDSEVVAVSEDNKTMTPPPPERKRKFSPIVWDQDDKEAKQSSKVRVSVKSGTAALPPPPVLPKAFVQSPNVSYGGVEIHPVSNREAENVLELPAGDKIRQSLSPKQNWGNDQEEAEQQEGEDYVPTRHISSSRWAAGEDSPVDEGEILNDEEMPKRRRRVSPELLETRVRNKLLSPEESKLESSEGARVKSSGSEERGNVNGRTSSGDDHPGIESEKDDYMEIDARGMRSDSSVSHSDTESEDKDDRQETPEPPAAPQRTVNMLQGCRSVDEFERLNKIDEGTYGVVYRAKDKKTGEIVALKKVKMEKEKEGFPLTSLREINILLSFHHPYIVDVKEVVVGSSLDSIFMVMEYMEHDLKGLMESMKQPFSQSEVKCLMIQLLEGVKYLHDNWVLHRDLKTSNLLLNNRGELKICDFGLARQYGSPLKPYTHLVVTLWYRAPELLLGAKQYSTAIDMWSLGCIMAELLSKEPLFNGRTEFDQLDKIFRILGTPNESIWPGFSKLPGVKVNFVKHQLPTLGGSGIIFCVKSFLPRHSLDLQFFLILDLIC